In Thunnus thynnus chromosome 4, fThuThy2.1, whole genome shotgun sequence, a genomic segment contains:
- the rnf207a gene encoding RING finger protein 207 isoform X1 yields the protein MPDKMAGVIFTNLDNICNVDCTNVHPLVCHLCHEQYQSPCLLDCYHIFCARCLRGRTNDSRLNCPLCGYPSIVKGSNALPPEDRLLKFLVDNNAEAEEIVQCANCDQESNKKDTGVMYYCNTCSQPLCGACRELTHKARMFSHHEIVSLAKRTKAKHRKCSLHEEPYILFSTENKSMLCIRCFRDMQVESRTHCIDIETAYVQGCEMLDQAVLVVKELQTSTREAIVLLRAMIGEVCLNVEEEESAICTLFNSLQEKLAERKKILLKAAQSQHEEKEKALKEQLSHLTALLPTLQVHLVTCSAFLSSANKFEFLDMGYQLMERLKRIVKLPHRLRPVQSSKINTDYRSEFARCLEPLLLLGQRCPPSVIGSTSVGTRLQSPLSMSCHSPSLSEMPLGSVFGRRPTSHRNICTKVLLAEGRETPFTEHCHNYENTYRTLQTEVQNLKDQVQELHRDLTKHHSIINTDQMGEILDRSLHIDSQIASQYSTVETMRVMFEEMWDETFQRVTNEQEIYEAQLHDLMQLKQENSYLTTIARQISPYILSIAKVKERLEPRFQEPKEHHDDRTETMLKIYEDSTMTKESQDSDNQTCVTDQDRDKNNRTLLLEAGESSVKTNRSGRQRGPAETSSLNEMPS from the exons ATGCCTGACAAG ATGGCAGGAGTAATCTTCACCAATTTGGACAACATATGCAATGTGGATTGTACCAATGTCCACCCCCTGGTGTGTCACCTGTGCCATGAGCAGTACCAGTCCCCATGTCTGTTGGACTGTTACCACATCTTCTGTGCCCGCTGCTTACGAGGCCGGACCAACGACAGCCGTCTCAACTGCCCCCTCTGTGG ATACCCATCCATAGTTAAAGGGAGTAATGCCCTCCCACCAGAGGACCGTTTGCTGAAGTTCCTGGTCGACAACAATGCAGAAGCTGAGGAGATAGTGCAGTGTGCCAACTGTGACCAGGAAAGTAACAAAAAG GACACTGGGGTGATGTACTACTGTAACACTTGTAGCCAGCCACTGTGTGGCGCCTGCAGGGAGCTGACACACAAGGCCAGAATGTTTTCCCATCATGAGATCGTATCCCTGGCCAAACGCACCAAAGCCAAACACAGGAAGTGCT CTCTTCATGAGGAGCCCTACATCCTGTTCTCAACAGAGAATAAGTCGATGCTTTGCATCAGGTGCTTCAGAGACATGCAAGT GGAGAGTCGTACGCACTGCATTGATATCGAAACAGCTTATGTGCAAGGATGTGAGATGTTGGACCAGGCTGTGCTG GTGGTGAAGGAGCTGCAAACTTCAACTCGAGAGGCGATCGTTCTGCTGAGAGCAATGATAGGGGAAGTGTGTCTGAatgtggaggaagaagagagtgCAATCTGTACCCTGTTCAACAGTTTGCAG GAAAAActagcagagaggaagaagattCTGCTGAAAGCAGCTCAgag tCAAcatgaggagaaggagaaagcaCTAAAGGAACAACTTTCACACCTTACTGCTCTCCTCCCAACCCTCCAG GTACATCTCGTCACCTGTTCAGCTTTCCTCAGCTCAGCCAACAAGTTTGAGTTCTTGGATATGGGCTAC CAACTCATGGAGAGGCTGAAGAGGATTGTAAAGCTCCCTCATCGACTGAGACCAGTGCAGAGCAGCAAA ATCAACACAGACTACCGCAGTGAGTTTGCTCGCTGTCTAGAACCCCTACTGCTGCTAGGACAGCGCTGCCCTCCTTCTGTCATCGGATCCACAAGTGTTGGAACGAG GCTCCAGTCCCCTCTCTCCATGTCTTGCCACTCTCCGTCTCTCAGTGAGATGCCGCTGGGTTCTGTGTTCGGGCGAAGGCCCACGTCTCACCGCAACATCTGCACCAAGGTCCTCCTGGCTGAGGGGAGGGAGACGCCCTTCACCGAGCACTGCCACAACTACGAGAACACCTACAGG ACTCTCCAGACAGAGGTTCAGAATCTGAAGGACCAGGTGCAGGAGCTGCACCGAGACCTGACCAAGCACCACTCCATCATCAACACAGATCAAATGGGCGAGATCCTGGACAGATCGCTGCACATTGACAGCCAGATAGCTTCCCAGTACTCCACTGTGGAAACTATGAGAGTCATGTTTGAAGAG ATGTGGGATGAGACTTTTCAGAGGGTCACTAATGAGCAGGAGATCTATGAGG CCCAGCTTCATGATCTGATGCAGTTGAAGCAGGAGAACTCTTACCTAACCACTATCGCCAGGCAGATCAGCCCCTACATCCTGTCCATCGCTAAGGTCAAAGAGAGACTTGAGCCCAG GTTTCAGGAGCCTAAAGAGCACCATGATGACCGCACAGAAACAATGCTGAAAATCTATGAGGACAGCACAATGACCAAAGAAAGTCAAGACAG TGACAACCAGACCTGTGTCACAGACCAAGACAGAGACAAGAACAACCGCACACTGCTTCTCGAGGCGGGGGAGAGCTCTGTCAAGACCAATCGGTCAGGCAGGCAGAGGGGCCCCGCGGAGACGTCCAGCCTCAATGAGATGCCTTCATAA
- the zpr1 gene encoding zinc finger protein ZPR1, protein MSVISEDNVRGGSVFKDISADDEDWQPTEIESLCMNCYQNGTTRLLLTRIPFFKEIIVSSFSCGNCGWSNTEIQSAGRIQEQGVCYTLKVKTKQDLNREVVKADSATTRIPELDFEIPPFTQKGSLSTIEGLLDRAVAGLEQDQAVRRATHPEVAEKIDEFIQKLRKLKEVENEFTLVIEDPSGNSFVENPLAPQKDEALTVSSFKRTAQQDMQLGIRADDDLDEEEPPSNDLEAMRNEVLVFNTNCPECNAPASTNMKLVQIPHFKEVIIMATNCDSCGHRTNEVKSGGATEELGTKITLHITDPSDMTRDVLKSETCSVLIPELEFELGMAALGGKFTTLEGLLKDIKDLIVSKNPFICGDSSTTDRVQKLNEFGEKLEKIITGELDVHIILDDPAGNSYLQNVYAPEPDPEMTVEKYTRSVEQNDDLGLNDMKTEGYQEED, encoded by the coding sequence ATGTCGGTCATCTCCGAGGACAATGTCCGCGGTGGGAGCGTTTTCAAGGATATCAGCGCCGACGACGAGGACTGGCAGCCCACTGAGATAGAGAGCCTGTGTATGAACTGCTACCAAAACGGTACGACACGTTTGCTTCTCACCAGAATACCTTTCTTCAAGGAAATCATCGTCAGCTCTTTCAGCTGCGGCAACTGCGGCTGGTCAAACACTGAAATCCAGTCAGCCGGACGGATTCAGGAGCAAGGCGTTTGTTACACATTgaaagtcaaaacaaaacaagacttgAACCGGGAGGTGGTGAAAGCAGACAGTGCGACCACCAGGATCCCTGAGCTGGATTTTGAAATCCCTCCCTTCACCCAGAAAGGCTCCCTTTCTACCATTGAGGGCCTTTTAGATCGAGCAGTTGCGGGGCTGGAGCAGGATCAAGCTGTCAGACGAGCAACTCACCCTGAGGTAGCCGAGAAGATAGACGAATTCATCCAGAAGCTGAGAAAGCTAAAAGAGGTCGAGAATGAGTTCACTCTTGTGATTGAGGATCCATCTGGCAACAGTTTTGTGGAAAATCCACTTGCCCCTCAGAAAGATGAGGCTCTCACTGTGTCTTCGTTCAAGCGGACCGCACAGCAGGACATGCAGCTGGGAATAAGAGCTGATGATGACTTGGATGAGGAGGAGCCGCCCAGCAACGACCTGGAGGCCATGAGAAATGAGGTTTTAGTATTCAACACCAACTGCCCAGAATGCAATGCTCCAGCCTCGACCAACATGAAGCTCGTCCAGATCCCTCACTTCAAGGAAGTCATCATCATGGCCACAAACTGCGACAGCTGTGGCCATCGGACCAATGAGGTGAAATCAGGTGGAGCCACAGAGGAGCTGGGCACCAAGATCACCCTGCACATCACTGACCCGTCAGACATGACCCGAGACGTGCTCAAGTCGGAGACGTGTTCCGTCCTCATCCCCGAGCTGGAGTTTGAGCTGGGGATGGCGGCTCTGGGTGGAAAGTTCACCACCCTGGAGGGGCTGCTGAAAGACATCAAAGACCTGATCGTCTCCAAAAACCCCTTCATCTGCGGCGACAGCAGCACCACAGATCGGGTGCAGAAGCTGAATGAGTTCGGAGAGAAGTTGGAAAAGATTATCACCGGAGAGTTGGACGTCCACATCATCCTGGATGACCCAGCAGGGAACAGCTATCTGCAGAACGTGTACGCCCCGGAGCCAGATCCTGAGATGACTGTTGAGAAATACACCCGCTCGGTGGAGCAGAACGATGACCTCGGTCTGAATGACATGAAGACTGAGGGATATCAGGAGGAAGATTGA
- the rnf207a gene encoding RING finger protein 207 isoform X2, which produces MAGVIFTNLDNICNVDCTNVHPLVCHLCHEQYQSPCLLDCYHIFCARCLRGRTNDSRLNCPLCGYPSIVKGSNALPPEDRLLKFLVDNNAEAEEIVQCANCDQESNKKDTGVMYYCNTCSQPLCGACRELTHKARMFSHHEIVSLAKRTKAKHRKCSLHEEPYILFSTENKSMLCIRCFRDMQVESRTHCIDIETAYVQGCEMLDQAVLVVKELQTSTREAIVLLRAMIGEVCLNVEEEESAICTLFNSLQEKLAERKKILLKAAQSQHEEKEKALKEQLSHLTALLPTLQVHLVTCSAFLSSANKFEFLDMGYQLMERLKRIVKLPHRLRPVQSSKINTDYRSEFARCLEPLLLLGQRCPPSVIGSTSVGTRLQSPLSMSCHSPSLSEMPLGSVFGRRPTSHRNICTKVLLAEGRETPFTEHCHNYENTYRTLQTEVQNLKDQVQELHRDLTKHHSIINTDQMGEILDRSLHIDSQIASQYSTVETMRVMFEEMWDETFQRVTNEQEIYEAQLHDLMQLKQENSYLTTIARQISPYILSIAKVKERLEPRFQEPKEHHDDRTETMLKIYEDSTMTKESQDSDNQTCVTDQDRDKNNRTLLLEAGESSVKTNRSGRQRGPAETSSLNEMPS; this is translated from the exons ATGGCAGGAGTAATCTTCACCAATTTGGACAACATATGCAATGTGGATTGTACCAATGTCCACCCCCTGGTGTGTCACCTGTGCCATGAGCAGTACCAGTCCCCATGTCTGTTGGACTGTTACCACATCTTCTGTGCCCGCTGCTTACGAGGCCGGACCAACGACAGCCGTCTCAACTGCCCCCTCTGTGG ATACCCATCCATAGTTAAAGGGAGTAATGCCCTCCCACCAGAGGACCGTTTGCTGAAGTTCCTGGTCGACAACAATGCAGAAGCTGAGGAGATAGTGCAGTGTGCCAACTGTGACCAGGAAAGTAACAAAAAG GACACTGGGGTGATGTACTACTGTAACACTTGTAGCCAGCCACTGTGTGGCGCCTGCAGGGAGCTGACACACAAGGCCAGAATGTTTTCCCATCATGAGATCGTATCCCTGGCCAAACGCACCAAAGCCAAACACAGGAAGTGCT CTCTTCATGAGGAGCCCTACATCCTGTTCTCAACAGAGAATAAGTCGATGCTTTGCATCAGGTGCTTCAGAGACATGCAAGT GGAGAGTCGTACGCACTGCATTGATATCGAAACAGCTTATGTGCAAGGATGTGAGATGTTGGACCAGGCTGTGCTG GTGGTGAAGGAGCTGCAAACTTCAACTCGAGAGGCGATCGTTCTGCTGAGAGCAATGATAGGGGAAGTGTGTCTGAatgtggaggaagaagagagtgCAATCTGTACCCTGTTCAACAGTTTGCAG GAAAAActagcagagaggaagaagattCTGCTGAAAGCAGCTCAgag tCAAcatgaggagaaggagaaagcaCTAAAGGAACAACTTTCACACCTTACTGCTCTCCTCCCAACCCTCCAG GTACATCTCGTCACCTGTTCAGCTTTCCTCAGCTCAGCCAACAAGTTTGAGTTCTTGGATATGGGCTAC CAACTCATGGAGAGGCTGAAGAGGATTGTAAAGCTCCCTCATCGACTGAGACCAGTGCAGAGCAGCAAA ATCAACACAGACTACCGCAGTGAGTTTGCTCGCTGTCTAGAACCCCTACTGCTGCTAGGACAGCGCTGCCCTCCTTCTGTCATCGGATCCACAAGTGTTGGAACGAG GCTCCAGTCCCCTCTCTCCATGTCTTGCCACTCTCCGTCTCTCAGTGAGATGCCGCTGGGTTCTGTGTTCGGGCGAAGGCCCACGTCTCACCGCAACATCTGCACCAAGGTCCTCCTGGCTGAGGGGAGGGAGACGCCCTTCACCGAGCACTGCCACAACTACGAGAACACCTACAGG ACTCTCCAGACAGAGGTTCAGAATCTGAAGGACCAGGTGCAGGAGCTGCACCGAGACCTGACCAAGCACCACTCCATCATCAACACAGATCAAATGGGCGAGATCCTGGACAGATCGCTGCACATTGACAGCCAGATAGCTTCCCAGTACTCCACTGTGGAAACTATGAGAGTCATGTTTGAAGAG ATGTGGGATGAGACTTTTCAGAGGGTCACTAATGAGCAGGAGATCTATGAGG CCCAGCTTCATGATCTGATGCAGTTGAAGCAGGAGAACTCTTACCTAACCACTATCGCCAGGCAGATCAGCCCCTACATCCTGTCCATCGCTAAGGTCAAAGAGAGACTTGAGCCCAG GTTTCAGGAGCCTAAAGAGCACCATGATGACCGCACAGAAACAATGCTGAAAATCTATGAGGACAGCACAATGACCAAAGAAAGTCAAGACAG TGACAACCAGACCTGTGTCACAGACCAAGACAGAGACAAGAACAACCGCACACTGCTTCTCGAGGCGGGGGAGAGCTCTGTCAAGACCAATCGGTCAGGCAGGCAGAGGGGCCCCGCGGAGACGTCCAGCCTCAATGAGATGCCTTCATAA